The DNA sequence CTGAgcgacttatttatttaaattaatattacaagtaaataattatgaagtcTAAGTTTATGGTgccaagtaggtacctaaattaaTATTAGTTTACATAACTACTTATTCATCCAAAGTTTTAACTTTGTATTCACGTCGGTACGGTTGTGTCCAAGGGGATACAGCCGCACCCACTTTTTTAATAGTATCTAACAATCCTAACTTTTCTTCCAGGCATGAGGGAGTGCGAAGAAGGCACCCACTCATACGGCAGCGGCTGCGGCCCGGTCATGTCGGAGCCCACCTGCGAGCAGCCCACCCCGAAGGTGGAGAGCGGGAACACCTGTGACTTCTCCGCGTGCTACTGCGACGCGCCCACCGTCCGGCACAAGGCTTCTAAGAAGTGTGTGAAACTGAAGGACTGCTATAAGGTGGAATAAATGGGTGGGGATTGGTTGAGTGTTTTGTTGTTTCATTGGGGCTGGCGAAGAGTTGAAGACGGATTCGTTATCCACGTCGAAACACAGGgtcaatttttgtttttatggcttatggaaaatatatttctatttgatattaaattatgttagaCGTGTAGTTttgtgttaaaaaataaattataataaaaaatattgatgaagGCATAATTTTGAAACAACAAaggttattaaaaattaaaatatttgacctttttttttaatcacaTGCATAGTCCCTATTACATTACTTTtactatgtatattgtatacataataatattggtaCGAAACTATGCGagattatatacatatatttaattttattgtgataGGTTGTGATGAGTGATAAcctataaataattcattggCATAAAAAGATAGTGTTGTTGCCACATTACCAAATATTAGTGCTAAACTAAAATGTTATGAACGTATTATTATCTTTAGtgcattgtttttttatagataatgCGAAACGCTAGAAACTCTTCATCCGAtgtacagtgtgttgtttttcgaac is a window from the Plutella xylostella chromosome 7, ilPluXylo3.1, whole genome shotgun sequence genome containing:
- the LOC105394953 gene encoding uncharacterized protein LOC105394953; this translates as MKLAILGLAFLVAAAQTNYTDHPRGCIYDDSGHCMRECEEGTHSYGSGCGPVMSEPTCEQPTPKVESGNTCDFSACYCDAPTVRHKASKKCVKLKDCYKVE